Part of the Sphingobium lignivorans genome is shown below.
GCTGGCCGAAAAGCTGATCGCCTGTCCGTCCGTCACACCCGCGACTGGCGCGGTGTTCGACTGCCTCGAGGCAATGCTGCGGCCGCTGGGCTTCACGGTCGAGCGCTTCGTCGATGGCGACGAGGCGGAAGGCGGGCCGGTCGAGAATCTGCTGGCCCTGCGCCGATCCGGTGACGGGCCGCATTTCGCCTTCGCCGGTCATCTCGACGTGGTGCCGCCCGGCGAGGGCTGGACAAGCGACGCCTTCCTGCCCGAGCGGCGTGGCGAGCTGCTCTACGGGCGCGGCGCGGTGGACATGAAAGGCGCCATCGCCGCTTTCGTCGCCGCCGTGGCGCGCACGCCGGACGCTGGCGGCACGATCAGCCTGCTCATCACCGGCGACGAGGAAGGCGACGCCGTCCATGGCACCCGCGCACTCATGCGCCACATGGCCGCGCGGGCCGTGGTGCCGGAACTTTGTCTCGTCGGGGAGCCGACCAGCGTCCAGCGGCTGGGCGATACGATCAAGATCGGACGGCGCGGATCGGTCAACATGTGGATCACCGTGCCCGGCGTGCAGGGCCATGTCGCTTATCCGCATCTGGCCGACAATCCGATCCCGCGCCTGATCCGCGTCCTGTCGGCGATCGAGGCGATCGAGCTGGACGGGGGCACGGACTGGTTCCAGCCCAGCAACATCGAGATTACCGATCTGCATGTCGGCAATCCCGCCACGAATGTCATCCCCGCCCGGGCGGCTGCGCGCCTCTCCATCCGCTTCAATGATCTGCATCGCGGCGAGGCACTGGTGTCGCGGATCGCGGCGCTGGTCGAGGCAGAGGGCGGCACATTGCAGGCGAAGATCAGCGGCGAGGCATTCCTGACCCCGCCCGGCGCGCTCTCCACGCTGGTGAGCGACGCCATCACGGCCGAAACCGGCCTTGTCCCGGAGCTGTCCACCAGTGGCGGCACGTCCGACGCCCGCTTTCTCTCTGCACTGTGCCCGGTCGTCGAGTTCGGCCTCCTCAACGCGACGATGCACAAGCTGGACGAAGCGGTGGCCCTGCCGGACCTTGAAGGCCTCACCCGCATCTACATGCGCGTGCTCGCTGCCGCGCTCAGCCCGGCCGCCGCAGGATGACGTAAAGCGCGCCATCTCCGCCATGGCGGGGATGAGCCGCGCGGACGCTGGCGATGCGGTGCGCATGGGGACTGCGCGCCAGCCAGTCCCCGATTTCCGCCCGGATGGCGCCCCGGCGCCGCGTCTCGCCCGGTTCCGGTGCCGGGCGCGGCTTGCCCGTCACCACCAGCAGGACGCGCCAGCCCTGGCTCACCGCATCGCCCAATGCCCGGTCGAGGCGGACATGGGCCGCCGCCAGATTGTGCCCGTGCAGATCGATGCTGTGATCAGGCACGAGCCTTCCCGATCGGATGCGCCGCTCCCAGCTCGTGTCGAGCACGGGCACCGGCGCGGGGCGCGGCGGCGCCTTGGGCGGCTTTGCTGGTGTCGCCGGCGGCACGACGCTGGCCTTGGCAGCGGGGCCTTCGGCGGGAACGGGCGACATGGCTGCGGCATCATGCGCCCGGGCCGGGCTCCGGCGCAGCGGTGTCACCGTGCGGGCGAGCTTCTGCCAGAGCGCTCGTTCCTCAGGGGATAGGCGGCGGCGTGACATCTTGTCGGCTGCGCAGGCGCTGGTAAGTGCCGACGGGCAACAGCAGCAGCGCGCTGCCCCGTGCCGACATGCCGCCCGCGACGGCGCGCGCCCGCTCGCCCGCGCCCCAGAAGGTGTCGAAGCGATTGGCGCCCTTGATCGCGCCGCCGGTATCCTGAGCGATCCACAGGCCGCTGGCTTCCGCACGGTCCAGCGAGAGCAGCACCGGCGCCCCGAGCGGCACGAAGGTCGGGTCAGCCGCGACGCTCGCTCCCGGCGTCACCGGCAGGCCGAGCGCGCCGAGCGGCCCCGGCCCGGTCAGCTCGCGGAAGAAGATATAGCTCTTGTTCTCGTTCATGATCGCGCGCCCCTCGACGGGGTTGGCGCGCAGCCAGGCCATGATGTCCTGCATCGAGCCGGCCTGGATTAGCCCGCGATCCTTCATCAGCTTGCCGATGCCGGTATAGTCGCGGCCATTCTGCCCGTCATAGCCGACCCGCATCACGCCGCCGTCGGGCAGGCGCAGGCGGCCGCTGCCCTGGATCTCCAGAAAGAACAGCTCGATCGGATCATTGGCATAGGCGATTTCGAGGCCGCGTCCCGCCAGTGCGCCGCCGGTGATCGCTGCCCGGTCGTCATAGGGGACGAAGTTGGTGCCATCGACCTTGCCCCGGATGCGCCGGCCTTTCAGAGTGTCGCTGAACAGGCCCAGATCCACATCGATGAGGTCCTGGGGCCGCCGGTAGAGCGGCGTGTCGCAGCCCGCCATCCGCTGGCGGCAGCCGGTGATCTCGGGCTCGTAATAGCCGGTGGCGAAGGCCTTGCCGTCGCCGATCTGCACGGCTTCGAAATAGCGGCGGAAGAATTCGCGCGCATTGGCCTCGCTGAAGCTGGCGACTGCCGCGCAGGCCTGCTGCCAGTCGGAGGCGGATGTCAGGCCGCTCTGGTCCCGCCGTCTGGTGAGCGAGGGGCAGGAAATGCGAAAGGCGCGGAAGGCGAGGCGCAGGCGCTCCGTATCGGGCGGCAGCAGCGTCTCGATGTCCGGCGCCAGGGTCATCCCGGCAGCGACCGCCGGGCCGATCGCGGTCTCGCCCGGGGTCGGCAAAGGCGTCGGCGCGGGAGGGAGCGTGGGGCGTGGCTGGGCAGGCTGGGGCCGGACGCCCGGTTCAGGCGTAGCCCCCGGCGTCCCGGGCGGGATCATCCGCCCGCAGGCGGCGAGCGCAAGGCAGGCGGCCAGCAGCGCGAGCCACCGGCCAGGCCGGGCCGGGCGGGATTGAACGGAAGCAGGCATGAGGCAGCGCCGCATCCCTGGCCGTCAACCTTCGTCCGTCTCCGTCAATTGCCAGTTGGGGTCGCGGCTGCGCAGATCGCGGCTGAAGGTCCAGGTCTCGATCGTGGAAACGGCGTCGTCCAGCGAGCCGGCGACGACGGCGCCGCTGCTGTCGCGCGTCACGGCAGACAGGTCAGCCTCGAAATGAACCGCAACATGGGCGACGCCATCGTCCACGCGCGCGTCGACGATATTGGCCGTATCGATGCGCACCAGCTTGTTGTCCAGCGTCAGGCCGGCCGATTCGCGCTCGGTGATCGCGGCATCGAAGGCGGCATAGACGTCGGCATCGCACAAGCTCTTGAGCGTCTCGCGATCGCCTTTCCAGAATGCCTCGAGGATCATGCCATAGGCCGCGCGCGCGCCGGAGAGGAACTGCGCGACATCGAAGCTGCGATCGGCGGCGATCAGGGCGCGCAGTCCCGCCTGCGCCGGCACGGCGACGGCGCTTTCGGCAGCGCGCTGGGCGGGCGTGCGCCCGTCCTGCTGCTCACCGGCGGGCATGCGGGCGCCTGCCGGCCGATCATCCGCAGGCGCGGGGATCTGTTGCTGTTCATGGCCTGTCCGCCGCCC
Proteins encoded:
- a CDS encoding Tim44/TimA family putative adaptor protein yields the protein MTVIVVLAMIFALLALRLFSVLGRRTGHEQQQIPAPADDRPAGARMPAGEQQDGRTPAQRAAESAVAVPAQAGLRALIAADRSFDVAQFLSGARAAYGMILEAFWKGDRETLKSLCDADVYAAFDAAITERESAGLTLDNKLVRIDTANIVDARVDDGVAHVAVHFEADLSAVTRDSSGAVVAGSLDDAVSTIETWTFSRDLRSRDPNWQLTETDEG
- the dapE gene encoding succinyl-diaminopimelate desuccinylase codes for the protein MTPALTDPAALAEKLIACPSVTPATGAVFDCLEAMLRPLGFTVERFVDGDEAEGGPVENLLALRRSGDGPHFAFAGHLDVVPPGEGWTSDAFLPERRGELLYGRGAVDMKGAIAAFVAAVARTPDAGGTISLLITGDEEGDAVHGTRALMRHMAARAVVPELCLVGEPTSVQRLGDTIKIGRRGSVNMWITVPGVQGHVAYPHLADNPIPRLIRVLSAIEAIELDGGTDWFQPSNIEITDLHVGNPATNVIPARAAARLSIRFNDLHRGEALVSRIAALVEAEGGTLQAKISGEAFLTPPGALSTLVSDAITAETGLVPELSTSGGTSDARFLSALCPVVEFGLLNATMHKLDEAVALPDLEGLTRIYMRVLAAALSPAAAG
- a CDS encoding Smr/MutS family protein, coding for MSRRRLSPEERALWQKLARTVTPLRRSPARAHDAAAMSPVPAEGPAAKASVVPPATPAKPPKAPPRPAPVPVLDTSWERRIRSGRLVPDHSIDLHGHNLAAAHVRLDRALGDAVSQGWRVLLVVTGKPRPAPEPGETRRRGAIRAEIGDWLARSPHAHRIASVRAAHPRHGGDGALYVILRRPG
- a CDS encoding murein transglycosylase A — translated: MPASVQSRPARPGRWLALLAACLALAACGRMIPPGTPGATPEPGVRPQPAQPRPTLPPAPTPLPTPGETAIGPAVAAGMTLAPDIETLLPPDTERLRLAFRAFRISCPSLTRRRDQSGLTSASDWQQACAAVASFSEANAREFFRRYFEAVQIGDGKAFATGYYEPEITGCRQRMAGCDTPLYRRPQDLIDVDLGLFSDTLKGRRIRGKVDGTNFVPYDDRAAITGGALAGRGLEIAYANDPIELFFLEIQGSGRLRLPDGGVMRVGYDGQNGRDYTGIGKLMKDRGLIQAGSMQDIMAWLRANPVEGRAIMNENKSYIFFRELTGPGPLGALGLPVTPGASVAADPTFVPLGAPVLLSLDRAEASGLWIAQDTGGAIKGANRFDTFWGAGERARAVAGGMSARGSALLLLPVGTYQRLRSRQDVTPPPIP